CCGGCTTCCCGGAGTCGCGACCAGCGCCGCCAGGAGGCCGGCCGTCAGCGTCCAGTGGCCCAGGTGGTTGACCCCGAACTGCATCTCGTAGCCATCGGAGGTCTGGCGTTCGGGCATCGCCATCAGCCCGGCGTTGTTGATCAGCAGATCGATCGTCGGGTGTGCCGCGAGGATGGTGGTGGCCGCCTGCTTGACCGAGGCTTGGGACCCGAGGTCCAACTCCACGATCTCGGTTGAGGCCTCTGGTGTCGTGGCGAGGATCTCGTCCTGTGCCGCCCGTGCCTTGTCCTGGTTTCGGGCAGCCATCACGATGTGGGCGCCCTTGGCGGCCAGGGCCTTCGCGGTGGCCAGTCCGAGACCGCCGTTGGCTCCGGTGATCACAGCGGTTCGTCCGGTCTGGTCGGGGATGTCCGAGGTGGTCCACATGTCGCGCTCGTCCTGGTCTCTCGGGTACTGAATGATCGTTCATTCATCATACGCAGCCGTGCGCCTGTGGACAACTCGGCCGGCTGCGGCGGGGTGTCCCGTACGGTCATCGGATGGCTGTACTGCGAGGTGAGACCGGGCGGGACGCTGGCCGCCCGGGAAATCGCGGGCGCTCGAGGGGGGCCCGCGCAGGTCGCTCCCTGGCCGCGGTCATGGTGGGTCTGATGGTGACGGGTGGTGCGACGTCAGGGGCGCTGCCGGAGCTGGCCAGGGCCCTACCCGGAATCGTGCCGGAGGCTGCCTTGATCGAGGTGTGGGGCGCTGCCTCAGCGGGCGATGCTGGGCAGACCATCGACGCGGTCGCGGCGGCGGCGGGGGAGTTGGCGGAGGGCGGGATGGACGTGATCCGTGGCCTCGCCGCCGGAGCCCCGGATGGTGCCTCCTCCGGTGATGGTGTGGCGGAGCCGAATCCCGAACCGGGGTGCACCGTTACCCCGGTGGAACCCATCGACCTGCCGGCGCACGAGGATGTCGGCGGCCACACCATCCAGCGGCACGTCAACCAGTCAGACGAGGCGTTGGCCGCCCGGGCTGCCGATGAGTCTCTGCCCGTGGCATCCACCTTCCCGGACCTGGAGGTGGCGGAGCGAGCCGTGGGTTCAGCCCTGCTGTGCCTCGACCGCGAGCTCCGAACGTGGTTCTTCGATGCCTCCGAGCGTCGGCTGGTGTGCACGGTTGCGTTCGCGCTGCCAGTCGGGCGTGTGCTCTACCGAGGTGCTTCGCTGGCCGGCCCCTCGGACACCATCCGACTGGTGCTCGATCCGCCGTCGCGGGTACAGGTGCCGCTGCCCGCAGAGCTGCCCTTCCGCATCACGACTGCCTTCCCGATCGACGGCGACCACACGACTGGTTGTCACACGTAGGTCCCGGGTCGAGCGTGCGCATGTCCCCGCTCGGCGGACCGTCGGAGTCCACACGGTTGGTCTCGTGTTCTCATGCGCACCTGGCCAGGCTCTACGGTCGCGGGTGTGGAGACGTTGGTGGCGGTCGATCTGGGTCTGCGGACGGGGATCTGCGTGTGGCGGCGCGGCGGGCCTGGCTCGGCGTTCGTCGTGTCCTACCGGTCGACCCACGTCGGGTCGCGCAGGGCGCTGAAGTCGTTGGCTCGCGGCGTCATCGCGCAACACCCGATGGTGGTCGCCGTGGTGGTCGAGGGTGACCGGCAGATGGGGGAGATGTGGCATCGCACAGCCAACCGACAGGGGGCCCGGGCCCTTGACGTGAGTCCCGAGCGCTGGCGATCCGTCCTGTTCCAGCCTCGCGAGCGGCAGCCTGCCGCCACCGCCAAGGCGATTGCGGTGCAGCGCGCCGACGAGGTCATCCGCTGGTCCCGAACGATTGCGGGACGGGACGCCGCAGCCAACCCCACCGGACCACTCCGTCATGACACCGCGGACGCGGTGATGATCGGCTTGTGGGCATGTCTCGAGCTCGGGTGGCTGGAGCCTCGCGAGGTGCCCTTCCCCCTGCCCCGGACTGGCGGCTGACAACAGCCGTTGCCCCCTACGACACGCGGTGGAGCTCCGCCTCGAGGTGCAGCTGCAGCGGATGGCCGCCGGTCGCCATGAAGAACCGGTAGCTGAGCACGTCGCCCGCAAGGGTGAACTCACGTCGGACCGCCGCCACCTCCACCGCCGTCGGCGTCCCGGAGACGGAGAGCATCGTCAGCTCAAGAGACCCGTCTGCCCACCGGCCGGCGTGCACCTCGCTGATCCCGGTCGGCTGCGTCACGACCAACTCGACCTGACTGTCGGGCCCCACGGCCCGGAGGTACCCCATCTCGGCATGCAGCGGGCGACCGAGCTCGCCCCCGACGCTGAGGCGCGTCTTCTGGGTGTAGGCCAGGAACGGCTTGCCGACGTGTCCGAACTCCACCCGCTCCCAGTAGTCGAACGCATCGATCGTCGGGTAGTCGCCGTGCCCGTGGCCCTCCCACGCCCCCAGCAGCGGGGCCGAGGTGGCCAGGTCGGGATGCAGGTCGGGCGCCATGGCCCCACACCCTAGATCATCGACTCATCAACCAGGCGGTTGACAAACGTCTGACCGCCGGAGTAGGTTGTTGTCAACCGAACAGTTGACGATGAAGGGAGCCATCACGTGGCCGAAGCTGCGCTGGACCTGGCATTCGCCGCCCTGGCCGACCCCACTCGGCGCAAGATCGTGGAAATACTCGCCGACGGCGATGAAACGATCGGTGAGCTGGCCGAGCCCTTCGACATGTCGGTCCAGGCGATCTCCAAGCACGTGAAGGTCCTCGAGCGCTCGGGACTGGTCACGCGCGGCGCAACGCGGACCAGCCCGGCCCACCTCGACGCGGAGGTGTTCACCCTGATGACCAAGTGGATCGATCGGTATCAGCGCAGAGTCGAGGCCAGGTATCAGCGACTGGATGCCGTCCTCGCCGACCTCGATGACCGCTCCATCGCAGATGAGAGGGACCAATCGTGAGCACGACCAACTCCACTGCCATAGGCGACCCGGGTGAGCCCGTCGGGGTCTCGTCGTGAACTGGACGTTGGAGGTCATCCAGATCCCGG
The sequence above is a segment of the Euzebya tangerina genome. Coding sequences within it:
- a CDS encoding RNase A-like domain-containing protein — translated: MAVLRGETGRDAGRPGNRGRSRGARAGRSLAAVMVGLMVTGGATSGALPELARALPGIVPEAALIEVWGAASAGDAGQTIDAVAAAAGELAEGGMDVIRGLAAGAPDGASSGDGVAEPNPEPGCTVTPVEPIDLPAHEDVGGHTIQRHVNQSDEALAARAADESLPVASTFPDLEVAERAVGSALLCLDRELRTWFFDASERRLVCTVAFALPVGRVLYRGASLAGPSDTIRLVLDPPSRVQVPLPAELPFRITTAFPIDGDHTTGCHT
- a CDS encoding FABP family protein, whose translation is MAPDLHPDLATSAPLLGAWEGHGHGDYPTIDAFDYWERVEFGHVGKPFLAYTQKTRLSVGGELGRPLHAEMGYLRAVGPDSQVELVVTQPTGISEVHAGRWADGSLELTMLSVSGTPTAVEVAAVRREFTLAGDVLSYRFFMATGGHPLQLHLEAELHRVS
- a CDS encoding metalloregulator ArsR/SmtB family transcription factor, whose translation is MAEAALDLAFAALADPTRRKIVEILADGDETIGELAEPFDMSVQAISKHVKVLERSGLVTRGATRTSPAHLDAEVFTLMTKWIDRYQRRVEARYQRLDAVLADLDDRSIADERDQS